The Anopheles moucheti chromosome 3, idAnoMoucSN_F20_07, whole genome shotgun sequence genome contains the following window.
TAGTTACTCAATGAAGATGAATTTCAACTACGAGAACAACATATTAAGTAGTGTAGAAAGTGATCATGTGATCATGAGATgatgtgttttctttcaaGTTAACGCTGCAGTCCACAGGATTGAACCCATTTTTCACAACTTTAAACTTACAATAACTTCATTGTGTTAAGCAAATTTAAAAACTATTATATAACTTTGTAATCTATAGGCTCTAGGAACTCTTACTTCCAGGGAGTTTACTTCAATTTGCCCAGAAGAATATTATAGTTAGTAACACATTCGAGATGGGAAATTATCAATGTAAAGAAGTTGTAAACTGTGGAAGTTTTTACCAAACAAACGAAGTTGTTTGTGTATTCTGCCAGCAATTCAAATTCAAAGCTGATTTTAAGAACATGACAGCATTGCAATTCACCGAGCGTGTCCAACTTCAACGGCGAAGCTAATTTCAACCCAGATCGCCTACCCAGGTATTCGTGCAGATGATGATCAATCTATTCTGATGAAGTTATGTGTGAAGGTCGTCCAAAATCAACCATAGTTCCATGGAACATTGATGTTAAGGCACCTCGCTGATCAATCATTCATAGGCAACAGTTCCAATAGCTAACATAGGATTTAATGTGAACAACAAAGTAGGCCATGAGGCCTACTATGTTAATGCTGcggatttaaaaattattcaacagAGATGATCTTCGCAGATGATCCTTGCCTTTTTAATAATGCCAACTCTGGAGTTCCGAGTCTAACAATAATGTATATCTTTGAAGATATTGTCGGAATACCTTAAGTAATATAACGATTTTAGTATGttaaaagcataatttaaaaatggGATCAATTTTTACGATCAACAAACCCAATTGTAAAACAACTACTAACTTTACCTTACTGTTCAATATTCTCCCTTCTCAGTCGCATGTTATCTATGCATTTACATCTTTGCTGCATTCATCTTTGCAAAATGTCAAACACAATGGCATCGTAAACGGTTTTACAGACATGCAAATTATACGTGCTACAGGCAAAGATCACAACCTTATTGGGCCTGGGTACAAAAGGTATTTTTACCCCACCCCCGGTACATCGCACATCGCTCCAGGCACACCTcacgttttattaatttaatattttcaaacGTTCGTTCcgcgtttttttattattacttccACTTCCACGGTGATTCTCACATCGTTTTGATAATGTGCACACTTCAAGGTTAGTGGGAGGTACAATCAAAACCGCTGCCAGCATGATTTATCGCAAGACCGTGTAATGGCGCTTATGTGGGTACGAAATCGATTAATCGATTAGCTAAAACAGTGGGTCAACCTTACGGCCCTGCCAACACCTCGATACAGCGTGATCGTTAGTGAATAGTACCAAAGCTGCAATGGTTGGCTTGGCCGGAAGTGTTCCGGAACAGCACCCGTTtacccggttttttttttgtttgaaccaGTTAAGACGAGACCTGTTTCCTTCAACTCTCCCATCGCTATCCTTGACTCGGTGGACAACGCTTCTAGGCTTCTACGGAGCCCCTGGAAGCTGATTGACAGACTGACCGACCTATCCATCACACGGTAGACCTTTCTTCAAGGTCACCCTCAAGAGCAATCACATAAATGCATGCATGGGGATGCACAGCAACCACACGAATCCACGGCTGGGTCGAAGGCACAGCAGTCGtcgtccggttttttttttgtcacccATGAAAGATCAGGTGATAATTACGAACGTTCACACACAGGCGGCTGGTGCGGCTGACGATCGTCAACGAACGTATCAACAACCGGTTATTTACCAACCAACGTCTGTGGCTGAGTGGAGTCTTCTCTAGAGCCTTCTCGACCCATTGTTCAtgcgaataatttatttcaatcgaacaaaacatttttcgaGGTCTCTTTCGTGTCGTCGTGCAagttaaatgtttgtttatcgtCTCGAAATCATTTAATCAAGCGTAATCGTGAAGAGTCGCAGTATATTATGCAGTTCCAATAATAGTTTACTAATGTACTAAAAATAtactatttattattaacgCGGTCTCATTAAAATCATACCCATTTTAATGGCTCTGATCTGCCCTATCACTAGGTCATTTAGCCCCTCTAGTTAACCCTggtaaaacgaaacaatgcaCTCGAGTCCAGTAGCCGCCTTGATAGCTGAGCTGGTTATATTCGAATTGCATCGATTTAGATGCACTAATTTTCTCTAGTCGCTGCTCTGTGAGCAATTAATCGTCTCCTTCACTACATGACATGCGGTGGCCATCAATCATCGGTGTGCAGGCACTTCCGCCAAGCACGGCACAGCCAGTAGCGAAAGCAACAGGGTGTGCTATAAACGGCAATGTTCATGGGCGCCTGATTTATTGAGCGATAAACGCGCTCAGATAGTTGTTTAAAAGACCATCGCTAAATAATTTGAGAAAAGCGGATTAACTAATGTCAGCAATAGGAAAACAGAATATGTGAAACGCGACTTGGGTTATATCTCCAAAGGATCGACTCTAGAACGCGAAAGGCTTAATGATCAGGTTTGAACCAAACAGGATTTAGAATATTGACTAGAATCTAGAGCAGATATCTCCAAACTATGGCCCTCGATAGCCTCCAGCCTCTGTTTCCGGCTTACGAGTCAATTTAGccaagaaagccagaaatggcaggcctctAAACctcttgaagttgttgtgGCGGTAAGAATGGAAGTTTTTATTATCCATATCATCTAGGAATTTCTAGATGTAGCCTGATTTGTAGCTTATTAGAAGTCGATTCTATGGACTCCCGTGTAACAGATGGCTCACTTTAGAGCCACAACGAACTGATGATACTGGAACTTGATGCACTAATGAATAAGAAGGACTCACAATGACCGCGAAGAGTCATGAGCCATATAAGAGGCCAAGATGATAAATGTAAGCCAGAACTGATAAACAGATCAAATAGGTAATCATCAAACAGACCAAGATGACATATGGTAAAGTTCCTATCTACCTGCAACAACCCAACTGAATTAGTCACCATACATGCCCGGTACAGTTTACTTCAGGTCTCCTTCATCTCACTGTCGTTTTAAGCAAATATTGACTGTTTTTAGCTACAATAATACGCCACTGAAATAAGCAAAGATTATACAGTGTAATGATGATTCATCTCATTACTAGCTTCCTGATAATCTGTCCCATTTTATACACCAGCTTAAGATGTCCTCCGttatttgataatttttagttatatgacgttttttttttcttaatgaaGCTTGAAATACATTCAGAAAACTTTACAGCCACATTAACTCTGGATGTCTTTTTCGTGATACCAATAAAGCACGAAATGTTAATGCTAGTGCGAAGTTGTGAAAACACTGCTTACTTTGACCACAAAAATCCTGTACAGCATGAAGTTCCTCTCACGAAAGACGATACAGAAACACCCCGCATTTGATTATTTGTAATTGCTTATTCGTGCTAATCCAAGTATACAGTGCACATTCCAACGTGcattggggtttgttttttttgtgctgttgttgtgacGATTGCTACTCATTGGGCTGCTTTACTTCTACATGCTCACACACAATAACAGTTGTGTTGTTTGGTAAACGTTCTAGGGTAATTTTGCACAGCACAACcatcaactaacttcgtgcgaGCGTCACCACTAAACAATGCGCATCGATACCGGATGCTAGTGAGCCGTGTAATTTTAAGTAGAAATAGAATGGATAACCAGCGGACGGTATCCAACGGATAGAAATACAAAATTCCTGTGGTCTTTAAGCTCTTGTAAACATTCTAATTCACTAATTAGGAAACTAATATTGAGTTGTTTATGGACATCTAAGTCAATTAAATAAAGTTGTCAAAAcagtgattaattattttaagcgagttttgttttgatagtATCTGAAGCATTCTTAACGCCTGTTTcttgtttctatttgtttgCCTCTAGATGGCGTGGCAGTGTATATAAAGCCGTCTGGCGGGAGCTATTGGCATATCTACTAGTCTACTACACACTTAATTTCACCTATCGGTACGGTCTCAGCGAAGATGGTAAAAGGTATGTTATTGCAGTCGATTGACATCCATTCCATTGGCATCTGGAATCTCATGTACCGCCCTCTATTCCCCGCAGAGTATTCGAACGAATCCGTACCTACTTCGGCCAACAGCGGGAAACGGTGCCACTATCGTTCGTGCTCGGCTTCTACGTCAGCTTGGTAGTGAAACGCTGGTGGGAACAGTACCGGATGCTACCATGGCCCGATACACTGGCACTGTTTGTGAGCGCAGCCATCCAGGGCAATGTAAGTAAGCGTATCACTAGGAATAACATTTTTTCCTCTCCCATTAACATGGTCTCAAACCACTCACTCACGCACAGGACGAAACTGGTCGACTGATGCGGCGAAACATTATGCGCTACATGGTGCTGTCGTACGTGATAACGCTGCAAAAGATTTCGCTCCGCGTCAAACGACGCTTCCCGGGCTGGCAGCATCTGGTCGATGCCGGCCTAATGCTGGAAAGTGAGCGTAAAATATTCGAGATTATGGACGCGAAAAGCCCCATGTCCAAGTACTGGATGCCGCTGGTTTGGGCTACCAACATCATCAACCGGGCGCGCAAGGATCAGCTGATCCCGTCCGATCACATCGTGCAGACGCTGCTCATGGAGCTGTCCGATATCCGGCGCCGGCTCGGCGGTCTGATCGGCTACGATACCGTGTGTGTGCCGCTCGTCTACACGCAGGTCGTGACGCTGGTGCTCTACTCGTACTTTACCGCCGCCATTATGGGTAGCCAGATGATCCCGACGTACGATGCCGCCACCGGCACCTACCAAGAGCTGGATGTGTTTTTCCCACTGTTCACGGTGCTGCAGTTTGTGTTCTACGTCGGATGGTTGAAGGTGGCCGAGGTGTTGATCAACCCATTCGGCGAGGACGATGACGATATTGAGCTGAACTGGCTGATTGACCGACACATTAAAGCGTCGTACATGATCGTGGACGAAATGCATGACGAGCATCCGGAGCTGCTCAAGGATCAATACTGGGAGGAGGTCGTACCGAAAGATCTGCCGTACACCGTTGCCTCCGAGCATTACCGGCGGGAAGAGCCGAAGGGTTCCGCGGAACACTACAAAGTGAAGGAGGCGGATGCGGTCTACGCAAACATCGGTGCCGTTGGTGGCAAGCGTATGATGAACGACGAGATGTACGCCGACTACGTACGTTTCATCATCTAGCCGGTGGTTCATCTTTCGAGTATGATTCTTCTTAACATCGCTTTTCTTTCCATGTTCCACAGGAAAGCGTAGACACGCCAATGGCGGAACGTCGTAAGGGATGGCTGGGCAAGGTTAGCCGAATGGGTTCTGGACGTAGTTCTTCCACGGCGTACTCGTCTGGAGGTCTTTTTGCGCGCAATCGACACAACTCCGTGTACTCTAGCCCAGAAGCGGGTCTCGGACAACCGATTGTTACTGGAGCACCCGCCCCAAAGGTGAGCCTGTACGATCGATTCGTAAGCCGAAAATCAGGCCGTCATGCGAGGCAAATTATTAAGCAAAGTAAGTCACCGTTAGCCGTAATACTTATTAGTCGAAGTCGAAACTCACACCACTCTGCGTACTTTCACCGCTAGATTCGAAGCTCAGCCTCAACGGATCGGTTATATCGAACGTACCGCAAAAAGCACGTCCCCGAATACCGACACCGGACGTGACGAAAGAGAGTCGTGTCCCGCCACTCGGTACAATGACGACAAGTACCGCAAACATTGCGTCGGGTGTCGCACTGATGGCAACACAGGTAAGAATTGCGGGAATTCCCACAATAGTCCCACGCAGTTGCTAACATTACGCTTCGCTCCAATTGCTCCTTCAGCTCGCAAACAATCCCTCCATCTATCCAGCATCGACGGCGACTCTTAACAACAACGATGTTCCGGTGGTCGGAACACTTCTGCTGGCGCCGATCAAAGAGCTAGATTCCAGCTCAACGACCAACACCCTTCACTCAGGCCAGTCCGCTACGGCTTCGCTGGCCAAATCGATTTTACCAACGGCGCTGAAGAGTTCCGGTACGTACTGAAAGACTCACATGCCACTTTGACCGTCACTAATAGCCTGCTAACCCTTACCTTAGAGCAAACGTTTTCACGCTCTCGTCCCTACTTTGCAGTGTCCCCGTTCGGCAAGGACGGCACTAATCTGGAGCTCACGCTCACAAACTCATCGTCGCTGGGCGGTACACCGAACACCGTCATCGTACTGCCGGCAACAACCACCGCGGTAGCTGTGTCCGCCAACGGTACGACGGTGACGGGTGCGATCCCGATCACGGCCGGCACGGGGCGCTCGCTGGACGCAACCGACACCAGCCCCGGTGTACGGGCGCCGGGCGGAGTGCTGGTACCGAAAACGGACGCCTTGCTGCCCATTTCACTCACCTCCCTTCCGCTCTCGTTCACGGTGACGCCGGTCACGAACACTAGCAGCAACAGTAcggccaccaccactaccaccggTGGTACCATCATTACCGAGCTGCCGTGTGACGACGGTGAGGTCAGCACCAGCGTAACGATGAGCAACGAGAAAAGCCGTCCACCGCCATCCGCCAGCAATGCGGACAGCTCGTCCTCAGCCGCGTCGACACTGAGCAAACGGAAGCCAAAGCATGGCGAGGTGTACGTTTAGTTTTGCCAACAACAGTGGTAGGAATTGTATCATAGCCAGCATAAGCAAAGTAGCGAATTGTAGTACAGCGTACGTGAAGAGAAGATGTGCCAATTTACACTGTTGTTTCCTATTTCCCAACGCACCGCAAACCGATCGCCCGTACCCAAGTCCGGGTACCCTGCAATTCCCATAGAAGCGCTGTGTATTTGTTCTAGTAATCATTAATACaaagtattgttttgttttgtaaggaAGTAAGTTTACGAGTGCTAGCGGTATAGCTGACGAGGATGATAAATCAGCAGCTAGcagtttgcgtttgtttgttttcgtttttaaatCATAATCGTTAGCTACACCTTTTGAATCGTGAATCATGGTAGTATGTAAGGACGGTCTGCATACACCTTCCGTCCACGTCCAGAACCTTGCGATTGATgcatttcatgaatgaattttaagCGAACCTGGGGTAATgcgtgtgttaccatgaagaAACGCGATATAAATCGAACCGATATGTTTTAGCTCTACTCTCGGCTAATCTTACCATCCTGATCGAACATTTTACCGCCCTGATCGAACGTGATcgaggaaggaaggaaaaccaATTTCTGTAGTGTTTAGCATTTTATAAACAAGTTAGTACCGAGCGAGAACTTTCAAATGGATATTGTATAGAGATAAAaccaattttaaataaacgtGATCATGATATTTTAGCGGATGTATCTTACTTTCATCTATCGCCCATAAAGAACAAATATTTCCGATGTATACTCACATGATTAGGTCCGCTATTTCGCTTCCAATAATAT
Protein-coding sequences here:
- the LOC128301869 gene encoding bestrophin-2 translates to MTVSYSAEVPNGSNFGVFWRILWKWRGSVYKAVWRELLAYLLVYYTLNFTYRYGLSEDGKRVFERIRTYFGQQRETVPLSFVLGFYVSLVVKRWWEQYRMLPWPDTLALFVSAAIQGNDETGRLMRRNIMRYMVLSYVITLQKISLRVKRRFPGWQHLVDAGLMLESERKIFEIMDAKSPMSKYWMPLVWATNIINRARKDQLIPSDHIVQTLLMELSDIRRRLGGLIGYDTVCVPLVYTQVVTLVLYSYFTAAIMGSQMIPTYDAATGTYQELDVFFPLFTVLQFVFYVGWLKVAEVLINPFGEDDDDIELNWLIDRHIKASYMIVDEMHDEHPELLKDQYWEEVVPKDLPYTVASEHYRREEPKGSAEHYKVKEADAVYANIGAVGGKRMMNDEMYADYESVDTPMAERRKGWLGKVSRMGSGRSSSTAYSSGGLFARNRHNSVYSSPEAGLGQPIVTGAPAPKVSLYDRFVSRKSGRHARQIIKQNSKLSLNGSVISNVPQKARPRIPTPDVTKESRVPPLGTMTTSTANIASGVALMATQLANNPSIYPASTATLNNNDVPVVGTLLLAPIKELDSSSTTNTLHSGQSATASLAKSILPTALKSSVSPFGKDGTNLELTLTNSSSLGGTPNTVIVLPATTTAVAVSANGTTVTGAIPITAGTGRSLDATDTSPGVRAPGGVLVPKTDALLPISLTSLPLSFTVTPVTNTSSNSTATTTTTGGTIITELPCDDGEVSTSVTMSNEKSRPPPSASNADSSSSAASTLSKRKPKHGEVYV